In the genome of Streptomyces pactum, one region contains:
- a CDS encoding SpaA isopeptide-forming pilin-related protein, translated as MRKQAIPKHLTGLRTRLSTVGLACSVVAAAVPMVLGASAGPAAAAPLPGGLGPCVPGSCPDPFPGINNGPIAGRDNGINIFVGDDFLVRGAAAEAEGRVVVLDDFDVNKTSGGQIYNVGEVGVGSRVPPPVGADWLTAGGDITVAPGQRVLAEDGVVRYGDTLTGTVLARDLVHDPDAAAPYVGLRDQLTAASQCYAREGGTPRTPTGTAVNQGYQTLFTGDGTSQLQVFNVDFDLAGPGGAQQGIAFANIPAGATILVNVLGDNRTINTYSGGIDDATDPLNAYRERLLWNFPDATTVNLTGTGQFQGSFLIGNQASDTTVTLPGINGRFFTTGSLTHTSSASGGGGQEFHAYPFDGDLPDCGGTPPGPATGTVSVVKTDAETGEGLAGAEFELWEETNGTPGLQTTGANPDTQIGDTCTTGDSGVCARTVETGTYYWRETAAPDGYELPDPGVFGPLVLTDANAEEGVAVTASNHTAPLPPDTGVVSVLKRDEETGAALAGAVFELWQESNGTPGLQTTGDDPDTQVETCTTAESGVCSETVETGTYYWVETAAPEGYQLPDPAVFGPLVLTAENLEQGVSVTADDTAVPEPPGGGDVTVVKRDAETGEVLAGAVFELWEETNGTPGLQTTGANPDTQLGDSCTTGESGECSRTVDPGTYYWVETAAPGGYELPDPAVFGPLVLTAENEAQGVRVTADNTPSPPAPGNGEVTVVKRDAATGALLSGAVFELWEETNGTPGLQTTGADPDTRVGGTCTTGASGECSRAVDPGTYYWRETAAPGGYELPDPAVFGPLVLTEDNLAQGVTVTADNTAVPQPPGTGDVTVVKRDATTGAALSGAVFELWEETNGTPGLQTTGADPDTRVGETCTTGASGECSRAVDPGTYYWRETAAPGGYELPDPAVFGPLELTEGNLAQGVTVTARNYRTPQPPGNGSLELVKTDGRTGRPLSGAVFELWEETNGRTGLQTGGENPDTRVGETCTTGTDGGCTFDDLELGTYYLRETAVPDGFEPPRNPVAGPFVVSERDREVTVELTNDREKPCDCDGDQDGGHEGGHGHEGGHGHEGGHGHEGGHGHEGGHGHDGGHGHDGGHGDKHRKDQHRNDQHQEQEGHQGAHA; from the coding sequence ATGAGAAAGCAAGCTATCCCCAAGCACCTCACCGGCTTGCGGACACGCCTGAGCACGGTGGGCCTGGCCTGCTCCGTGGTGGCGGCGGCCGTCCCGATGGTGCTGGGTGCCTCGGCGGGTCCGGCCGCCGCGGCCCCGCTGCCCGGTGGCCTCGGCCCGTGCGTGCCCGGCAGCTGCCCCGACCCCTTCCCCGGCATCAACAACGGGCCCATCGCCGGACGCGACAACGGCATCAACATCTTCGTCGGCGACGACTTCCTGGTCCGCGGCGCCGCCGCGGAGGCCGAGGGCCGGGTCGTCGTCCTCGACGACTTCGACGTCAACAAGACCTCCGGCGGCCAGATCTACAACGTCGGCGAGGTCGGCGTCGGCTCCCGGGTGCCGCCTCCGGTCGGGGCCGACTGGCTGACCGCCGGCGGGGACATCACCGTGGCCCCGGGACAGCGCGTCCTGGCCGAGGACGGCGTGGTGCGCTACGGCGACACGCTCACCGGCACCGTGCTCGCGCGGGACCTCGTCCACGACCCGGACGCCGCCGCGCCGTACGTGGGTCTGCGCGACCAGCTCACCGCGGCCAGCCAGTGCTACGCCCGGGAGGGCGGCACCCCCAGGACACCCACCGGCACGGCCGTGAACCAGGGCTACCAGACCCTGTTCACCGGTGACGGCACCTCGCAACTCCAGGTGTTCAACGTGGACTTCGACCTCGCCGGCCCCGGCGGCGCGCAGCAGGGCATCGCGTTCGCGAACATCCCGGCGGGCGCCACGATCCTGGTCAACGTGCTCGGCGACAACCGGACGATCAACACCTACAGCGGCGGCATCGACGACGCCACGGACCCGCTCAACGCCTACCGCGAGCGGCTGCTGTGGAACTTCCCCGACGCCACCACCGTGAACCTGACGGGTACCGGCCAGTTCCAGGGCAGCTTCCTGATCGGCAACCAGGCGTCGGACACCACGGTGACCCTGCCCGGCATCAACGGCCGCTTCTTCACCACCGGTTCACTGACCCACACCAGCTCCGCCTCCGGGGGCGGCGGCCAGGAGTTCCACGCCTACCCGTTCGACGGTGACCTGCCCGACTGCGGCGGAACCCCGCCCGGCCCGGCCACCGGGACGGTGAGCGTGGTGAAGACGGACGCCGAGACCGGCGAGGGGCTGGCCGGCGCCGAGTTCGAGCTGTGGGAGGAGACCAACGGCACGCCGGGTCTGCAGACCACCGGCGCCAACCCCGACACCCAGATCGGTGACACCTGCACCACCGGGGACAGCGGGGTGTGCGCACGGACGGTGGAGACCGGCACCTACTACTGGCGCGAGACGGCCGCACCCGACGGGTACGAACTCCCCGACCCGGGCGTCTTCGGCCCGCTGGTGCTCACCGACGCGAACGCGGAGGAGGGCGTGGCGGTGACCGCCTCCAACCACACCGCCCCGCTGCCCCCCGACACCGGCGTGGTCAGCGTCCTGAAGCGGGACGAGGAGACCGGCGCCGCACTGGCCGGCGCGGTCTTCGAACTGTGGCAGGAGAGCAACGGCACGCCGGGGCTCCAGACCACCGGCGACGACCCCGACACCCAGGTGGAGACCTGCACCACCGCGGAGAGCGGCGTCTGCTCCGAAACCGTGGAGACGGGCACCTACTACTGGGTGGAGACCGCCGCCCCCGAGGGCTACCAGCTCCCCGACCCGGCGGTCTTCGGCCCGCTGGTACTGACCGCGGAGAACCTGGAGCAGGGTGTGTCGGTCACCGCCGACGACACCGCCGTCCCCGAGCCGCCCGGCGGCGGGGACGTGACGGTCGTCAAGCGGGACGCCGAGACCGGCGAGGTGCTGGCCGGCGCGGTCTTCGAGCTGTGGGAGGAGACCAACGGCACGCCGGGTCTGCAGACCACCGGCGCCAACCCCGACACCCAACTGGGCGACTCGTGCACCACCGGGGAGAGCGGCGAGTGCTCGCGGACGGTGGACCCGGGCACCTACTACTGGGTCGAGACGGCCGCTCCCGGCGGCTACGAGCTGCCGGACCCGGCGGTCTTCGGCCCGCTGGTGCTGACCGCCGAGAACGAGGCCCAGGGCGTGAGGGTCACCGCCGACAACACCCCCTCCCCGCCGGCCCCGGGCAACGGCGAGGTCACCGTCGTCAAGCGGGACGCGGCGACCGGCGCACTGCTGTCCGGCGCGGTGTTCGAGCTGTGGGAGGAGACCAACGGCACGCCGGGTCTGCAGACCACCGGCGCGGACCCCGACACCCGGGTGGGCGGTACCTGCACCACCGGCGCGAGCGGTGAGTGCTCGCGGGCGGTGGACCCCGGAACCTACTACTGGCGGGAGACCGCTGCTCCCGGCGGCTACGAGCTGCCGGACCCGGCGGTCTTCGGGCCGCTGGTGCTGACCGAGGACAACCTGGCCCAGGGCGTCACGGTCACCGCCGACAACACCGCCGTACCGCAGCCCCCGGGCACCGGGGACGTCACGGTCGTCAAGCGGGACGCCACCACGGGCGCGGCGCTGTCCGGCGCGGTGTTCGAGCTGTGGGAGGAGACCAACGGCACGCCGGGTCTGCAGACCACCGGCGCGGACCCCGACACCCGGGTCGGCGAGACCTGCACCACCGGCGCGAGCGGTGAGTGCTCGCGGGCGGTGGACCCCGGCACCTACTACTGGCGGGAGACCGCTGCTCCCGGCGGCTACGAGCTGCCGGACCCCGCGGTCTTCGGCCCGCTGGAGCTGACCGAGGGCAACCTGGCCCAGGGCGTCACGGTCACGGCGCGCAACTACCGCACCCCCCAGCCGCCCGGCAACGGCTCCCTCGAACTGGTCAAGACCGACGGCAGGACCGGCCGCCCGCTGTCCGGCGCGGTGTTCGAGCTGTGGGAGGAGACCAACGGACGGACCGGTCTGCAGACCGGCGGGGAGAACCCGGACACCCGGGTCGGCGAGACCTGCACCACCGGCACCGACGGCGGCTGCACCTTCGACGACCTGGAGCTCGGCACCTACTACCTGCGGGAGACGGCTGTTCCCGACGGGTTCGAACCGCCGCGCAACCCGGTGGCGGGACCGTTCGTCGTCAGCGAGCGGGACCGTGAGGTGACGGTGGAGCTGACCAACGACCGCGAGAAGCCGTGCGACTGCGACGGCGACCAGGACGGCGGTCACGAGGGTGGTCACGGTCACGAGGGTGGTCACGGTCACGAGGGTGGTCACGGTCACGAGGGTGGTCACGGTCACGAGGGTGGTCACGGTCACGACGGCGGCCACGGTCACGACGGCGGCCACGGCGACAAGCACCGGAAGGACCAGCACCGGAACGACCAGCACCAGGAGCAGGAGGGGCACCAGGGCGCTCACGCCTGA
- a CDS encoding PTS sugar transporter subunit IIA, with protein MTTVTAPLAGRAIGLPAVPDPVFSGAMVGPGTAIDPVREESEAVAPVDGVIVSLHPHAYVVVDAEGRGVLTHLGIDTVQLGGEGFELLVAKGDTVTRGQAVVRWNPAAVEEAGKSPVCPVVALEATAEALTDLREAGEVAIGDTLFGWQ; from the coding sequence ATGACCACCGTGACCGCCCCCCTCGCCGGCCGTGCCATCGGCCTCCCCGCCGTGCCCGACCCGGTGTTCTCCGGGGCGATGGTCGGCCCCGGCACCGCCATCGACCCGGTGCGCGAGGAGTCGGAGGCGGTGGCGCCGGTGGACGGCGTCATCGTCTCCCTCCACCCGCACGCGTACGTCGTCGTCGACGCCGAGGGCCGCGGCGTCCTCACCCACCTGGGCATCGACACCGTGCAGCTCGGCGGCGAGGGCTTCGAACTGCTGGTCGCCAAGGGGGACACGGTGACCCGCGGCCAGGCCGTGGTGCGCTGGAACCCGGCGGCGGTGGAGGAGGCCGGCAAGTCGCCGGTCTGCCCCGTCGTCGCCCTGGAGGCCACCGCCGAGGCCCTCACCGACCTCCGCGAGGCCGGCGAGGTGGCGATCGGCGACACCCTGTTCGGCTGGCAGTGA
- the ptsP gene encoding phosphoenolpyruvate--protein phosphotransferase: protein METTLRGVGVSHGVAIGQVRHMGTAVLEPPAKQIPAEDAPREQARARQAVEAVSADLTARGNLAGGQAQAVLEAQALMAADPELLADVDRRVAVGSTAERAVYDAFASYRALLAQAGEYLAGRVADLDDVRNRIIARLLGVPMPGVPDSDEPFVLIARDLAPADTALLDPALVLGFVTEEGGPTSHSAILARALGVPAVVALPGACELTEGTVVAVDGSTGEVHVEPGDGRRAELERAAAERRAALAASSGPGATSDGHRVPLLANVGGPADVAAAVEAGAEGVGLFRTEFLFLDDHRTAPSLETQADAYRKVLEAFPEGRVVVRVLDAGADKPLDFLTPADEPNPALGVRGLRTLLDHPEVLRTQLAALARAAEGLPVHLEVMAPMVADRTDARAFADACREAGLQAKAGAMVEIPSAALRARSILREVEFLSLGTNDLAQYTFAADRQVGAVSRLQDPWQPALLDLVALAAEAAREEDKSCGVCGEAAADPLLACVLTGLGVTSLSMSATAIPYVRAALAQHTLAQCERAAAAARATDSAEEARRAAQAVLSGE, encoded by the coding sequence ATGGAGACGACACTGCGGGGCGTCGGGGTCAGCCATGGGGTGGCGATCGGCCAGGTCCGCCACATGGGTACCGCCGTGCTGGAGCCGCCGGCGAAGCAGATCCCGGCCGAGGACGCCCCCCGGGAACAGGCCCGGGCACGGCAGGCGGTCGAGGCCGTGTCGGCCGACCTGACGGCGCGGGGCAACCTGGCCGGCGGCCAGGCCCAGGCCGTGCTGGAGGCCCAGGCGCTGATGGCCGCCGACCCCGAGCTGCTGGCGGACGTCGACCGCCGGGTGGCCGTGGGCAGCACCGCCGAGCGGGCGGTGTACGACGCCTTCGCCTCGTACCGGGCCCTGCTCGCCCAGGCCGGCGAGTACCTGGCCGGACGGGTGGCGGACCTGGACGACGTGCGCAACCGGATCATCGCCCGGCTGCTGGGCGTGCCGATGCCCGGGGTGCCCGACAGCGACGAGCCGTTCGTGCTGATCGCCCGGGACCTGGCGCCCGCCGACACCGCACTGCTCGACCCGGCGCTGGTGCTGGGCTTCGTGACCGAGGAGGGCGGCCCGACCAGCCACAGCGCGATCCTCGCCCGCGCCCTGGGCGTGCCGGCCGTGGTGGCGCTGCCGGGCGCCTGCGAACTGACCGAGGGCACCGTGGTCGCGGTGGACGGCAGCACCGGCGAGGTGCACGTGGAGCCGGGCGACGGGCGACGGGCGGAGCTGGAGCGGGCCGCCGCCGAACGCCGCGCCGCCCTCGCCGCGTCCAGCGGCCCCGGGGCGACCTCGGACGGCCACCGGGTGCCGCTGCTGGCCAACGTCGGCGGCCCGGCGGACGTGGCCGCCGCGGTGGAGGCCGGGGCGGAGGGCGTGGGCCTGTTCCGCACCGAGTTCCTCTTCCTGGACGACCACCGCACCGCCCCCTCCCTGGAGACCCAGGCCGACGCCTACCGGAAGGTCCTGGAGGCGTTCCCGGAGGGCCGGGTGGTGGTACGGGTCCTGGACGCCGGGGCGGACAAGCCGCTGGACTTCCTCACCCCCGCCGACGAGCCCAACCCCGCCCTGGGCGTGCGCGGGCTGCGGACCCTGCTGGACCACCCCGAGGTGCTCCGCACCCAGCTGGCGGCGCTGGCCCGGGCCGCCGAGGGACTGCCGGTGCACCTGGAGGTGATGGCGCCGATGGTCGCCGACCGCACCGACGCCCGGGCCTTCGCCGACGCCTGCCGCGAGGCCGGGCTGCAGGCCAAGGCCGGCGCCATGGTGGAGATCCCCTCCGCCGCGCTGCGCGCCCGGTCGATCCTGCGCGAGGTGGAGTTCCTCTCCCTGGGCACCAACGACCTGGCCCAGTACACCTTCGCCGCCGACCGGCAGGTCGGCGCCGTCTCCCGGCTGCAGGACCCGTGGCAGCCGGCCCTGCTGGACCTGGTCGCGCTGGCCGCCGAGGCCGCCCGCGAGGAGGACAAGAGCTGCGGGGTGTGCGGGGAGGCCGCCGCCGACCCGCTGCTGGCCTGCGTGCTCACCGGACTGGGCGTCACCAGCCTGTCCATGAGCGCCACCGCCATCCCGTACGTCCGGGCCGCGCTGGCCCAGCACACCCTCGCCCAGTGCGAACGCGCCGCCGCCGCCGCCCGCGCCACCGACTCCGCCGAGGAGGCCCGGCGGGCCGCCCAGGCGGTCCTGTCCGGGGAGTGA
- a CDS encoding SIS domain-containing protein → MSAPAPGHPERSERPGHIMSGEMAEQPAVLRRILRDGAPRIREVAQAIAARHPRFVLLTARGTSDNAALYMKYLLEIELGLPCGLTSMSTTTVYGARPDLSGVLAVTVSQSGGSPDLVASTQAARRAGAITLAVTNNPDSPLAAVSEYSIDLLAGPEKALPATKTYTASLLALYLLGQGLRGADGAAAHALPDLAEEILGRRDEVARLASRYRFAERMVITSRGYGYPTAKEAALKLMETSYIPALAYSGADLLHGPLAMVDNVSPVIAVVTEGRGGEALQPVLDRLRGRGADLVVVGPDAQVAQASAGFALPTRGVAEELQPILEILPLQQLAYEVTIARGQDPDAPRALAKVTKTN, encoded by the coding sequence ATGTCCGCCCCGGCCCCGGGACACCCCGAGCGAAGCGAGCGCCCCGGCCACATCATGTCCGGCGAGATGGCGGAGCAGCCCGCGGTGCTGCGCCGGATCCTCCGGGACGGCGCCCCGCGGATCCGTGAGGTGGCGCAGGCCATCGCGGCCCGCCACCCGCGCTTCGTCCTGCTCACCGCCCGCGGCACCTCCGACAACGCCGCGCTGTACATGAAGTACCTGCTGGAGATCGAGCTGGGCCTGCCGTGCGGGCTGACCTCCATGTCCACCACCACCGTCTACGGCGCGCGCCCGGACCTCAGCGGCGTGCTCGCCGTCACGGTGAGCCAGTCGGGCGGCTCGCCGGACCTGGTGGCCTCCACCCAGGCCGCCCGGCGCGCCGGCGCCATCACCCTGGCGGTCACCAACAATCCCGACTCGCCGCTGGCCGCGGTCTCCGAGTACAGCATCGACCTGCTGGCCGGCCCGGAGAAGGCGCTGCCGGCCACCAAGACCTACACCGCCTCGCTGCTCGCGCTCTACCTGCTCGGGCAGGGCCTGCGCGGCGCCGACGGGGCCGCGGCCCACGCCCTGCCCGACCTCGCCGAGGAGATCCTCGGCCGCCGGGACGAGGTCGCCCGGCTGGCCTCCCGCTACCGCTTCGCCGAGCGGATGGTGATCACCTCCCGCGGCTACGGCTACCCCACCGCCAAGGAGGCCGCGCTGAAGCTGATGGAGACCAGCTACATACCGGCCCTGGCCTACTCCGGCGCCGATCTGCTGCACGGCCCGCTCGCCATGGTGGACAACGTCTCGCCGGTCATCGCCGTGGTGACCGAGGGCCGGGGCGGGGAGGCGCTCCAGCCGGTGCTGGACCGCCTCCGCGGCCGGGGCGCCGACCTGGTCGTGGTGGGCCCGGACGCCCAGGTGGCCCAGGCGTCCGCGGGATTCGCGCTGCCCACCCGTGGCGTCGCCGAGGAACTCCAGCCCATCCTGGAGATCCTGCCGCTGCAGCAGCTGGCCTACGAGGTCACCATCGCCCGCGGCCAGGACCCGGACGCGCCGCGCGCCCTGGCCAAGGTCACCAAGACGAACTGA